A stretch of DNA from Microlunatus capsulatus:
GGTCTGCCGTTACCGGACCGTGAGCGCGACGGTGCGTCGCGCCTCGCCGTCGCGCGGCCCCGGCGGTGCCACGATCGTCCTCGACGGGTGCCCCGCGCGGGCGCCCCGTCGACTCGGGTCCCGCACGACAGCCCCTTCCCCGGACGCTGCCCGACTGTCTGAAAGGCTCCCTGTGGCATCGATCGTCGTCGCCATGCTCGTCATCCTCGCCGTCGTCGCCGGCACCGCCGGCGTCGTGGTCGTCGGCATCGAGGGCCGGTTCAAGGACCGCGCCCCCCGCGTCGCGGACCGGATGGCCCGCGCGGCCCAGCACCTCAACGGCGACGGCACCCCGCCCGCCGCCTTCCTGCGCCGCTTCTCCTGACGCGCCCGGAGCGGGTCGTCTCCGGCGGCTGCGCGGCCCGGTGGAGGGTTGGCCCGCCCCTAGGATGACCCGGTGGATCCGTTGACCCTCTGGATAGTCATCGGCGCCGTCGTCCTCGCCGCCTTCGTGGTGGTGGGCGTCGTCGCCACCCGTCGTCGGGCGGCGCTGCAGCGCGCCCGCGACACCGCCCAGTTGCGCGGGGCCCCCGGTGACGGGGACGGCGCCGGCCGGCGCGGCAGCTCCGCCGTCGACCTCGAAGAGCGCCCCGGCGGCCTCGTCACCGACGAGGAGCCGGTCGTCGAGGCCGAGCTCGTCCCCGTCGACCGGCCCGAGAGCCGCGAGAGCCGGCTGGCCCGGCTCCGCCGCCGGCTGGCGGGCTCGGACAGCCCGCTGAGCCGCGGCCTGCTGGCGCTGATCAGCCGCGACCGGATCGACGAGGACACCTGGGAGGCGTTCGAGGAGGTCCTCATCACCTCCGACCTCGGCGTCGGCCCGACGACCGAGCTCGTCGACGCGCTGCGCAGCCGCCTGCGGGTCGACGGCGTGTCCGACCCGGCCCGCGCGCGGGAGATCCTGCGCGAGGAGCTGGTGCGGCTGGTCGACCCGACCCTGGACCGCGCCGTGCGCGCCGACCGCGGCGACACCCCCGCGGTGATCATGGTCGTCGGCGTCAACGGCACGGGGAAGACGACGACGGTCGGCAAGCTGGCCCGGGTGCTGGTGGCCGAGGACAAGGACGTCGTCCTGGGCGCGGTCGACACGTTCCGCGCCGCCGCCGCCGACCAGCTGGCCACCTGGGGCGACCGGGTGGGCGTCCCCACCGTCCGCGGTGCCGAGGGCGCCGACCCGGCCAGCGTCGCCTACCAGGCGGTCAAGGTGGGCATCGAGCAGGAGGTCGACGTCGTCCTGGTCGACACCGCCGGCCGGCTGCACACCAAGACCGGCCTGATGGACGAGCTGGGCAAGGTCAAGCGGGTGATCGAGCGGCAGGCGCCGGTGGGCGAGGTGCTGCTGGTCCTCGACGCGACCACGGGTCAGAACGGCCTGACCCAGGCGCGGATCTTCCGCGACGTCGTCGACGTCACGGGCATCGTCCTCACCAAGCTGGACGGCTCGGCGAAGGGCGGGATCGTGGTGCAGGTCCAGCGCGAGCTGGGCGTGCCGGTGAAGCTGGTGGGGCTGGGGGAGGGCGTCGACGACCTCGCGCCCTTCGACGCCGAGGTGTTCGTCGACGCGCTGCTCGACGCGGGCTGATCCTGTGGTGACTTCCGGGTCGACATCGACCCGGAAGTCACCACACGGACGGGCTCAGGCCGCGGCGACCGCGGTGACCGTGGTCGGGACGTTGCCCGCGATGGCCGCGGAGTACGGGCAGACCTGGTGCGCGGCGTCGGCCAGCTCCTGGACCTGGGCCAGCTCGAGGCCGGGGACGGCCACCTCGAGGTCGGCGGTGAGGGCGTAGCCCTGGCCCTCCGGCCCGAAGCCGATGTGCACGCTGACCTGCGCGGCCGAGGCGTCGACCCGCGCGCGGCGGGCCACCATCATCAGGGCGCTGTTGAAGCAGGCGGAGTAGCCGGCGGCGAAGAGCTGCTCGGGGTTGGTGCCCTCACCCGTGCCGCCCATCTCCTTGGGGCTGGTCAGGGTGAGGTCCAGCACGCCGTCGCTGCTCACGGCGCGGCCCTGGCGGCCGCCGGTCGTGGTGGCGGAGGCGGTGTAGACGATCTTCTCGGGTGTGCGTGTCATGTCCGGGACAACCGCCGCCGGGGCACGGCTAGTCCGTGTGCTGCGTCACCGCTGGCCTTCCCCGTTCCCTGAGCCTGTCGAAGGGCGCCTCCGACGAGTCCAGGGAACGGGGTGGGTCTCAGCCCGTGGTGGGCCTCAGGCCTCGCTGACCGTCTGCGCGCTGCCGACGCCGTGGTGCAGGGCCTCCAGCAGGGCGTTGGTGAAGGCGGGGATGTCGTCGGGGTTGCGGCTGGTGACGAGGTTGCCGTCGACGACGACCCGCTCGTCCACCCAGGAGGCGCCGGCGTTGCGGAGGTCGGTCTGCAGGCTGGGCCAGGAGGTCAGCTGCTTGCCCCGGACCACGTCGGCCTCGATCAGCGTCCACGGCGCGTGGCAGATGGCGGCGACGACCTTGCCCGACTCGACGAACTCCCGGACGAACGCGACGGCGGCCGCGTCGGTGCGCAGGGCGTCGGGGTTGGCCACGCCACCGGGCAGCACGAGGGCGTCGAAGTCGCCGACGGCGACCTCGCCGACGGTGGCGTCGACCGCCTGCGTCCCGGACTTGTCGAGGTGCTCGAACAGCTGCACCTCACCGCTGGCGGGGCTGAGCAGCACGGCCTCGTGACCGGCGTCGGTGACCGCCGCCCAGGGCTCGACGAGCTCGGCCTTCTCGATGCCCTCGGCGGCGACGAGGAAGGCGACCTTCTTGACGGACTTCGTGTCTTCGACCATGGCGCCAACGTAGCCGGGGCCCCCGCGGCGGGGACCCCGGCCCGGCGGTGGGTCAGAGGGTGTGGCCGCCGTTGACGGTGATCTGCTGGCCGGTGACGAAGCCGGCGCCGTCGCCGGCCAGGTAGCCGACCAGGCCCGCCACGTCCTCGGGCGTGCCCATCCGGCCCATCGGCACCTCGGCCTCGTAGGCGGCGGTGTCGGCCCCCGCGTGCCGCTCGACCGGGACCCAGCCCGGCTGGACGAGGTTCACCGTCACCCCGTGCGGGCCGAGCTCGCGCGACCACGACCGGACCAGCCCGATCTGCGCGGCCTTCGCCGCCGTGTAGGCCGAGGCCCGGGGGAGCGCGCGGCCCACCATGTCCGAGCCCACCAGCACCACCCGCCCGGTGCCCAGC
This window harbors:
- the ftsY gene encoding signal recognition particle-docking protein FtsY, coding for MDPLTLWIVIGAVVLAAFVVVGVVATRRRAALQRARDTAQLRGAPGDGDGAGRRGSSAVDLEERPGGLVTDEEPVVEAELVPVDRPESRESRLARLRRRLAGSDSPLSRGLLALISRDRIDEDTWEAFEEVLITSDLGVGPTTELVDALRSRLRVDGVSDPARAREILREELVRLVDPTLDRAVRADRGDTPAVIMVVGVNGTGKTTTVGKLARVLVAEDKDVVLGAVDTFRAAAADQLATWGDRVGVPTVRGAEGADPASVAYQAVKVGIEQEVDVVLVDTAGRLHTKTGLMDELGKVKRVIERQAPVGEVLLVLDATTGQNGLTQARIFRDVVDVTGIVLTKLDGSAKGGIVVQVQRELGVPVKLVGLGEGVDDLAPFDAEVFVDALLDAG
- a CDS encoding type 1 glutamine amidotransferase domain-containing protein; protein product: MVEDTKSVKKVAFLVAAEGIEKAELVEPWAAVTDAGHEAVLLSPASGEVQLFEHLDKSGTQAVDATVGEVAVGDFDALVLPGGVANPDALRTDAAAVAFVREFVESGKVVAAICHAPWTLIEADVVRGKQLTSWPSLQTDLRNAGASWVDERVVVDGNLVTSRNPDDIPAFTNALLEALHHGVGSAQTVSEA
- a CDS encoding organic hydroperoxide resistance protein; its protein translation is MTRTPEKIVYTASATTTGGRQGRAVSSDGVLDLTLTSPKEMGGTGEGTNPEQLFAAGYSACFNSALMMVARRARVDASAAQVSVHIGFGPEGQGYALTADLEVAVPGLELAQVQELADAAHQVCPYSAAIAGNVPTTVTAVAAA